From Aspergillus chevalieri M1 DNA, chromosome 4, nearly complete sequence, a single genomic window includes:
- the HOG1_4 gene encoding MAPK protein hog1 (COG:K;~EggNog:ENOG410PF8J;~InterPro:IPR008352,IPR008271,IPR003527,IPR000719, IPR011009;~PFAM:PF07714,PF00069;~go_function: GO:0004672 - protein kinase activity [Evidence IEA];~go_function: GO:0004707 - MAP kinase activity [Evidence IEA];~go_function: GO:0005524 - ATP binding [Evidence IEA];~go_process: GO:0006468 - protein phosphorylation [Evidence IEA]), whose product MSGDQPHQSYVNIYDRIPRLSFDHLVLLVDHRLTKDMAEFVRAEVLGTTYEITQRYRDLQPRGFGASGVICCAHDSLSNLPVVLKKIANSFDSVAVMKRTFREVHMLNKLRHDNLINLNDIFISPSEDIYLVTDFMMTDLHQVIRATTLESQFIQFFTYQILRGLKFIHSAGVIHRDLKPQNLLVNNNCDLKICDFGLAREQDHQMTGYVVTRYYRAPEVMLTWQQYSYAVDMWSVGCIFAEMLRGTPLFPGENHIHQFTIITQVLGNPPQEVVERVYSRNTLKFLESLPPREPRPLSSLFTGVEEEAVDLIEKMLQLDPYKRIVATDALSHPYLVNFHDSEDEPVASQEIDMSYDEVELSPDEWKKRMYREVLDFHEGPCSKKVES is encoded by the exons ATGAGTGGCGATCAGCCTCATCAATCCTATGTAAATATATATGATCGCATCCCCCGACTTTCCTTTGACCACCTTGTTCTTCTCGTCGATCATCGACTTACCAAGGACATGGCTGAATTCGTGCGCGCCGAGGTCCTGGGGACCACTTATGAGATTACCCAGAG GTATCGCGACCTCCAACCACGAGGCTTCGGTGCTTCGGGTGTAATTTG TTGCGCACATGATTCGCTATCCAACCTTCCAGTAGTGCTCAAAAAAATTGCGAATTCGTTTGATAGTGTCGCTGTTATGAAGCGCACGTTCAGAGAAGTGCATATGTTAAATAAACTGCGACATGATAAT CTTATCAATCTGAATGATATCTTCATCTCTCCGTCGGAAGACAT ATATCTGGTCACAGACTTTATGATGACAGACCTGCATCAAGTTATCCGAGCGACAACGTTGGAGAGCCAATTCATCCAATTCTTTACTTATCAAATCCTG CGAGGATTGAAATTCATCCACTCCGCCGGTGTTATCCATCGTGACCTGAAGCCCCAAAATCTCCTCGTTAACAACAACTGTGATCTTAAAATTTGTGACTTTGGACTCGCGCGGGAACAGGACCACCAAATGACCGGTTATGTCGTGACAAGGTATTACCGGGCCCCAGAAGTCATGCTAACATGGCAGCAATATAGCTACGCAGTTGACATGTGGAGCGTAGGATGCATTTTTGCCGAGATGCTCCGGGGGACGCCCCTCTTTCCAGGTGAAAATCATATTCACCAGTTCACCATTATCACGCAAGTTCTGGGAAACCCGCCTCAGGAGGTTGTCGAGAGAGTGTACAGCAGAAAT ACACTGAAATTCCTGGAGTCGCTACCACCGCGCGAGCCACGTCCGCTTTCATCGCTCTTCACAGGtgttgaagaggaag CGGTCGACCTCATTGAGAAAATGCTTCAACTTGACCCGTACAAGAGAATCGTTGCTACAGATGCCCTTTCCCATCCGTATCTTGTAAATTTTCATGATTCAGAAGATGAGCCCGTGGCTAGTCAAGAAATTGACATGTCATATGATGAAGTAGAACTCTCGCCGGATGAGTGGAAAAAAAGAAT GTACCGTGAAGTTTTGGACTTCCATGAAGGTCCTTGCAGCAAGAAAGTCGAGTCATAG
- a CDS encoding uncharacterized protein (COG:Q;~EggNog:ENOG410PG3J;~InterPro:IPR026992,IPR027443,IPR005123;~PFAM:PF03171,PF14226;~go_function: GO:0016491 - oxidoreductase activity [Evidence IEA];~go_process: GO:0055114 - oxidation-reduction process [Evidence IEA]) — protein MPGKIEIERYEHVPVTKEELDWAELIMLDLSLYEQPGGKEELVKQLDHAVRHVGFFYVKNFNISQEEVDRQFALGRAFYALPLEEKLKYHNSNDLERGEYNGYRPAGHRILGNGIKDNVQVYNIPKFDGHHHRQQPAVLVDYIDEIEAFSRKCHTEVVEKLLRLFAILLQLPDEDQLVRDHQYDAKGEDHLRYMHYAARSVEVNKQVGELYSPGHTDLGTVTLLFRQPVAALQILNSEGQWKWVRPQDGTITINTCDALTALTGGLIKSSIHRVHAPPPDQAHVDRLGVLYFARPNNHVILDPIQNSPLLNELGLTQNAFTELGQHLTTEQWVKVRQTQQQRRRQEAKISDDGKYTYAPKDLEVIPGLHAKVYN, from the exons ATGCCTGGGAAAATCGAAATCGAACGATATGAACATGTCCCCGTGACAAAAGAAGAGC TCGACTGGGCTGAGCTGATTATGCTCGATCTCAGTCTGTACGAACAACCaggaggaaaggaagagCTGGTGAAACAGTTGGACCATGCCGTCCGACATGTCG GTTTCTTCTACGTGAAGAACTTCAACATCAGCCAAGAAGAGGTCGATCGCCAATTCGCCCTGGGACGCGCGTTCTATGCTCTGCCACTCGAGGAGAAACTCAAGTATCACAACAGCAATGATCTGGAGAGAGGCGAGTACAACGGATACAGACCAGCTGGTCACCGCAT CCTTGGAAATGGCATCAAGGATAATGTGCAGGTGTACAACATTCCCAAGTTTGATGGACACCACCATCGACAACAACCTGCGGTTCTGGTGGATTATATTGATGAAATCGAGGCTTTTAGTCGG AAATGTCACACAGAAGTAGTCGAGAAACTCCTCCGTCTCTTCGCCATCCTCCTCCAACTACCAGACGAAGACCAACTCGTCCGCGACCATCAGTACGACGCCAAAGGCGAAGACCACCTCCGCTACATGCACTACGCAGCCCGCAGTGTAGAGGTGAACAAACAAGTCGGCGAATTGTACAGTCCCGGCCATACGGACCTGGGAACAGTCACTCTTCTTTTCCGTCAGCCAGTCGCAGCTCTGCAAATCCTTAATTCCGAAGGCCAGTGGAAGTGGGTGCGTCCTCAAGATGGGACCATCACGATTAACACCTGTGATGCCTTGACGGCTCTAACGGGTGGCCTGATCAAGTCGAGCATCCATCGTGTGCATGCGCCGCCGCCGGATCAGGCTCATGTTGATCGATTGGGTGTGCTCTATTTTGCACG ACCGAACAACCACGTTATTCTTGATCCTATCCAGAACAGTCCACTACTGAACGAGCTAGGACTGACGCAAAACGCCTTTACGGAGCTCGGACAGCATCTGACAACAGAGCAATGGGTCAAGGTTCGACAGACACAGCAACAGCGACGCAGGCAGGAGGCAAAGATTTCTGACGATGGGAAGTATACTTATGCCCCGAAGGACCTTGAGGTTATTCCTGGTTTGCATGCAAAGGTGTACAACTAG
- a CDS encoding uncharacterized protein (COG:G;~EggNog:ENOG410QDII;~InterPro:IPR011701,IPR036259;~PFAM:PF07690;~TransMembrane:12 (i35-56o82-103i110-129o135-160i172-192o204-226i275-294o314-333i338-359o365-385i397-418o438-455i);~go_function: GO:0022857 - transmembrane transporter activity [Evidence IEA];~go_process: GO:0055085 - transmembrane transport [Evidence IEA]): MSDGDSKPEKLTLVRLVKEIFNWYPSSYPSEERKLLFKLDVSILIFACLCFFVKYLDQTNITNAYVSGLKEDLELNGNQLNYFNVCYYTAYVVFQVPGLLLMSRPKLSRWLLPGLEVLWGICTFAQSRVQNVGQLYALRFLVGMFEAPVFAGTHFILGAWYSGPELFKRAGMWFVCNPLGSMVSGYLQAAAYTNLSGVSDMPGWRWLFIIDGVFTIPVALIGFIVFPGIPDSPRPFYLTEKDIALAKEREKKANIRRPGKLGLDVFRRSLKRWHIWVFILCYACMIISAYPTTYMSLWLKEAGYSVTQVNNLPTVIYAIQIVASWLGSTLAAIYPAWIIYTIVSVCCLFSTLCMIIWNIPTALKFFAWYLFGVSGCASPILYSTVNTIVKDDSEERALILGSMMTFGYSFNIWVPLLLFPTAGPDGAPRWRKGWPVTFVFYFLLWAGFVASILIYRREKKRDAAIPSRESNSDAEGEAVVQVGESAKHGS; the protein is encoded by the exons ATGTCGGACGGTGATTCGAAGCCGGAAAAGTTGACCTTGGTCCGACTGGTTAAAGAAATATTCAATTGGTATCCATCTTCGTATCCGTCGGAAGAAAGAAA ACTACTATTTAAATTGGATGTTTCTATTCTGATCTTTGCCTGCCTCTGCT TTTTCGTCAAGTACTTGG ATCAGACAAACATCACCAATGCCTACGTCAGTGGCCTCAAAGAGGATCTCGAGCTCAATGGGAATCAACTCAACTATTTCAATGTTTGCTATTACACCGCATACGTGGTATTCCAGGTCCCTGGTCTGCTCTTAATGTCGCGTCCAAAACT ATCTCGTTGGCTTCTTCCTGGTCTTGAAGTACTCTGGGGAATTTGCACATTCGCACAGAGTCGCGTGCAAAATGTCGGTCAACTCTATGCGCTTCGGTTCTTGGTTGGCATGTTCGAAGCCCCTGTTTTTGCGGGGACTCATTTCATCTTGG GAGCATGGTACTCTGGCCCGGAACTCTTCAAGCGAGCTGGAATGTGGTTTGTATGCAACCCACTGGGCTCGATGGTCAGCGGATATCTACAAGCAGCAGCATACACCAATCTCTCTGGAGTATCGGACATGCCGGGATGGCGATGGCTATTTATCATCGACGGCGTCTTCACCATTCCCGTCGCACTGATCGGCTTTATCGTCTTCCCCGGTATCCCGGACTCACCACGGCCATTCTATTTGACGGAAAAGGACATTGCATTGGCCAAGGAGAGGGAGAAAAAAGCCAACATCCGACGACCCGGAAAGCTGGGATTGGATGTCTTCAGGCGATCATTGAAACGGTGGCATATTTGGGTTTTTATTCTCTGCTACGC CTGCATGATCATCTCCGCCTATCCAACTACCTATATGAGTCTCTGGCTCAAGGAAGCGGGCTACTCGGTCACCCAAGTCAACAATCTTCCAACGGTCATCTATGCTATCCAAATTGTTGCTTCGTGGCTGGGATCAACGCTTGCTGCCATTTATCCTGCGTGGATCATCTACACTATTGTCTCTGTCTGCTGTTTGTTTTCGACATTATGCATGATCATTTGGAACATTCCCACTGCTCTCAA ATTCTTCGCCTGGTACCTCTTCGGTGTCTCTGGATGCGCGAGTCCCATCCTATACTCAACCGTGAATACCATAGTCAAAGACGACTCGGAGGAGCGAGCGCTCATCCTG GGCTCTATGATGACATTCGGCTATTCATTCAACATCTGGGTcccccttcttctcttcccaaCAGCTGGTCCAGACGGTGCTCCGAGATGGAGAAAAGGATGGCCGGTGACTTTTGtcttttattttcttctATGGGCTGGTTTCGTGGCTTCTATCCTTATTTATAGaagggagaaaaagagggaTGCCGCAATACCATCGCGAGAGAGCAACTCTGATGCAGAAGGAGAAGCTGTTGTGCAAGTTGGCGAAAGTGCGAAACATGGGAGTTGA
- a CDS encoding uncharacterized protein (COG:S;~EggNog:ENOG410Q1JJ) — protein sequence MCACCRMDAGADPTYRWAPESEAQHCNLNFLARQKNVHLRHLGVSEPPLSSLELPVIYLVVLGRGESLARYLGVSLLNDFVEEKFNKLFSTCSPPLAETDNAQGSDILSWVDVIRKFNYDQAEYTDDGTYRFPVQGLLVQISEADYAIIQSGILHKLHNPWPDSRDAQEELETVELAIAEVSEWNQYALRGGIVTVPSSKVQFRLVANILHSHST from the coding sequence ATGTGTGCATGCTGCAGGAtggatgctggtgctgaCCCTACTTATAGGTGGGCTCCAGAGTCGGAGGCCCAGCACTGCAACCTGAATTTCCTGGCTCGCCAGAAAAATGTTCATCTGCGGCACTTGGGGGTGTCGGAGCCGCCGCTCTCGAGCTTAGAACTGCCGGTCATTTACCTGGTTGTCCTTGGTCGGGGAGAGAGCCTGGCACGGTATTTGGGTGTTTCTCTATTAAACGATTTTGTGGAAGAGAAGTTCAACAAACTGTTCAGTACCTGCAGTCCGCCCCTGGCTGAAACTGACAATGCTCAAGGCAGTGACATACTCAGCTGGGTTGATGTTATCCGTAAATTCAATTATGACCAGGCTGAATACACTGATGATGGCACATACCGCTTCCCTGTCCAAGGGCTGCTGGTCCAAATATCAGAAGCCGATTACGCTATTATCCAGTCCGGTATTCTTCATAAGCTTCACAATCCGTGGCCGGATTCAAGAGATGCACAGGAAGAACTGGAGACAGTTGAGCTTGCAATTGCGGAAGTGTCCGAGTGGAATCAATATGCTTTACGAGGTGGAATTGTCACTGTACCGTCTTCCAAAGTGCAGTTTAGACTGGTGGCTAATATCCTACATAGCCATTCAACATAA
- a CDS encoding Zn(II)2Cys6 transcription factor (COG:S;~EggNog:ENOG410PV6M;~InterPro:IPR036864,IPR007219,IPR001138;~PFAM:PF00172,PF04082;~go_function: GO:0000981 - DNA-binding transcription factor activity, RNA polymerase II-specific [Evidence IEA];~go_function: GO:0003677 - DNA binding [Evidence IEA];~go_function: GO:0008270 - zinc ion binding [Evidence IEA];~go_process: GO:0006351 - transcription, DNA-templated [Evidence IEA];~go_process: GO:0006355 - regulation of transcription, DNA-templated [Evidence IEA]), whose amino-acid sequence MLRPRVCDPCHSRKVRCDGNDPCGNCLDQKAACTRARDMKRLSKRNLAQNQRRRVREHQADEPLAIQPLATSCGSGSLQSFVEQSSDPSMSNVLHQIEDGFLVDILGDGMLLEHLDMNYGPPSWMSFVPLTDDQMANQHQVEHSQGLAWNRRQALQSALSVASQLLGGMEECTEMARETAISEEQRNIPSFEFLYWMLNDIYSDRFGSFVLDFFRHIGKHTLKHMGSSILFNTATSCDSILYTTCVNSVAYKFLNTISGTERDDDLAQKLRHRALLYRETAITTMKKIPLMIRPSLSLLQALLCGIFLQQGAGDTHICWELTRTACRVCIDIGLHPAAASEEEYYCFMWCYILDRNYAWKLGKPRILTVETNTIMGPRSSNTAASELFLIYLDLAKVQDIMIPSLKDSIKPDTDAFQSFHDIGAHVSRNMESIRRKIDQIKLPSTNWSGLDVHHEIATLDFAYHSIMTCILHLHLATLDQNAADNYLVSARRELLALIAICASNDTQKTVAYLHWTLLYYPLTAYFAVFCNAVATCHTGDFQILKELANCLAESGTMSKPIANMHSLFQQFVSLSWCFFSEEDTNISANECVARRPQSSSHHWGAIAGSSLSPLSLPSWMESALSQEALTPNTATVRQAFEPTSSRVLGDVFGS is encoded by the exons ATGCTGCGGCCTCGGGTT TGCGACCCGTGCCATTCTCGAAAG GTTCGATGCGACGGGAATGATCCCTGTGGAAACTGTCTGGACCAAAAGGCTGCTTGCACTCGGGCCCGGGATATGAAGCGACTCTCGAAGAGAAACCTCGCTCAGAATCAGAGACGAAGGGTGCGTGAACATCAAGCTGACGAACCTCTTGCGATCCAGCCCTTGGCCACATCTTGTGGATCAGGATCACTGCAAAGCTTTGTTGAGCAGTCAAGCGACCCTTCTATGTCCAATGTGCTTCATCAAATTGAAGACGGGTTTTTGGTGGATATCCTAGGAGATGGCATGCTCCTGGAACATCTCGACATGAATTATGGGCCTCCAAGCTGGATGTCGTTTGTTCCTCTAACGGACGATCAGATGGCCAACCAGCATCAAGTGGAGCATTCGCAGGGCCTAGCTTGGAATAGGCGCCAGGCACTGCAATCTGCGTTATCCGTTGCAAGCCAGCTCTTAGGCGGTATGGAAGAATGCACAGAAATGGCTAGGGAAACAGCAATTAGTGAAGAGCAACGCAACATTCCCTCTTTTGAATTTCTATACTGGATGTTAAACG ATATTTACAGTGACAGATTTGGCTCCTTTGTTTTGGACTTTTTCAGACACATTGGCAAACATACTCTCAAGCATATGGGGTCATCCATTCTGTTTAATACTGCCACGTCTTGTGATTCTATTCTCTACACCACCTGCGTCAATTCTGTGGCTTATAAGTTCCTCAACACGATATCAGGGACTGAAAGAGATGATGATCTGGCTCAGAAACTCCGGCATCGCGCACTTCTCTATCGAGAGACAGCAATAACAACAATGAAAAAAATTCCACTTATGATCAGGCCTTCACTTTCTCTTTTGCAGGCCCTACTCTGCGGG ATTTTCTTACAACAAGGAGCTGGCGACACGCATATTTGCTGGGAGTTGACAAGGACGGCGTGCAGAGTATGTATAGACATCGGCCTTCACCCTGCCGCTGCCAGCGAGGAGGAGTATTATTGCTTCATGTGGTGCTACATATTGGACAGAAACTATGCCTGGAAACTTGGAAAACCCAGAATCCTGACCGTTGAGACCAATACCATTATGGGCCCTCGAAGCTCGAATACGGCGGCCTCGGAACTTTTTCTAATTTATTTGGACCTGGCCAAAGTCCAGGATATAATGATACCATCTCTTAAAGACTccatcaagccagacacagATGCCTTTCAGTCGTTCCATGATATCGGAGCACATGTCTCGCGGAATATGGAGAGCATCCGGAGAAAAATAGATCAG ATCAAGCTTCCATCGACGAACTGGTCAGGTTTAGATGTCCACCACGAAATTGCAACTCTCGACTTCGCCTATCACTCGATCATGACCTGTATCTTACACCTACATCTAGCCACACTAGACCAGAATGCCGCAGATAACTATCTCGTTTCAGCGCGACGGGAGCTACTAGCCTTGATAGCCATATGCGCATCAAACGACACACAGAAAACCGTCGCCTATTTGCATTG GACCCTTCTTTATTACCCATTGACTGCTTACTTTGCAGTTTTCTGCAATGCCGTCGCAACATGCCATACAGGAGACTTTcagatcctcaaggaactCGCGAACTGTCTGGCCGAGAGCGGGACGATGAGTAAACCCATCGCCAACATGCACAGTCTTTTCCAGCAATTTGTTTCTCTGTCATGGTGCTTTTTCAGTGAAGAAGACACAAACATCTCTGCAAATGAGTGTGTCGCGCGGCGCCCACAGTCTTCTTCTCACCACTGGGGGGCTATAGCTGGCAGCAGCTTATCACCCTTGTCATTACCTTCCTGGATGGAATCAGCTCTGAGCCAGGAAGCACTAACTCCAAATACAGCCACGGTGAGACAAGCTTTTGAACCTACAAGTTCTCGTGTACTTGGAGATGTCTTTGGATCGTGA
- a CDS encoding uncharacterized protein (CAZy:GT2_Chitin_synth;~COG:M;~EggNog:ENOG410Q1ZC;~InterPro:IPR029044,IPR004835,IPR004834,IPR013616;~PFAM:PF01644,PF08407;~go_function: GO:0004100 - chitin synthase activity [Evidence IEA];~go_function: GO:0016758 - transferase activity, transferring hexosyl groups [Evidence IEA];~go_process: GO:0006031 - chitin biosynthetic process [Evidence IEA]) produces MEYDQDASFSPPPFEAAGNRYSLRELTPAIPERHSIDEHDYLAQSLLPPPSDDLHPSFSPPWHSETPRQSSSKDPNTSSWQERQNAATCGSLRRRPTRKINLIQGSVLSVDYPVPSAIRNAVETKYHDPNGSSPEEFTHLRYTAAICDPDDFNLRNGYNLRPAMYNRHTELLIAITYYNEDKVLTARTLHGVMQNIRDIVSLKKTKFWNKGGPAWQKIVVCLVFDGIGPCDKDTLDVLATVGVYQDGIMKHDVDGKETTAHIFEYTTQLSVTPTQQLVRPHHDDPKNLPPVQMIFCLKHNNSKKINSHRWLFNAFGRILNPEVCILIDAGTKPGHKSLLVLWEAFHNNKHLGGACGEIHALLGRHWKMLANPLVAAQNFEYKISNILDKPFESMFGYVSVLPGAFSAYRYRAIMGRPLEQYFHGDHTLSKRLGKKGIEGMNIFKKNMFLAEDRILCFELLAKAGFKWTLSYVKASKGETDVPEGKL; encoded by the exons ATGGAATATGACCAAGATGCATCTTTTTCCCCTCCTCCTTTCGAAGCAGCAGGTAATCGCTATTCGCTTCGGGAGCTTACACCTGCTATT CCTGAGCGTCACAGCATCGACGAGCATGATTATCTTGCGCAATCATTACTGCCTCCGCCTTCGGACGACCTTCACCCTTCTTTCAGCCCTCCATGGCACTCCGAGACCCCACGACAAAGTTCTTCAAAAGACCCGAACACAAGCTCCTGGCAAGAACGCCAGAATGCGGCTACATGTGGAAGTCTGCGCCGGCGCCCAACTCGCAAAATTAATTTGATCCAAGGCTCCGTATTAAGTGTCGATTATCCCGTTCCAAGCGCTATCCGCAACGCAGTCGAAACGAAATACCATGATCCCAATGGATCCAGTCCTGAAGAGTTTACACATCTAAGAT ATACGGCTGCTATCTGCGACCCGGATGACTTCAACTTACGCAACGGCTACAACCTACGGCCTGCCATGTATAATCGACATACCGAACTACTCATCGCCATCACTTATTACAACGAGGACAAGGTTCTCACTGCTCGAACTCTACATGGAGTCATGCAAAACATCCGAGACATTGTCAGTCTTAAGAAAACCAAGTTCTGGAATAAAGGAGGTCCTGCTTGGCAAAAAATTGTGGTTTGTTTGGTCTTTGATGGAATTGGTCCTTGTGATAAAGATACACTCGATGTTCTAGCTACTGTTGGGGTTTACCAGGATGGCATAATGAAACATGATGTTGATGGCAAGGAAACCACGGCACACATA TTTGAATATACCACGCAACTATCGGTAACTCCTACACAACAATTAGTCCGTCCTCATCATGATGATCCGAAAAACCTCCCACCAGTCCAGATGATCTTTTGCCTGAAGCACAATAATTCCAAGAAGATCAATTCCCACCGCTGGTTGTTCAATGCTTTTGGGCGGATCCTGAATCCAGAGGTGTGTATATTAATCGACGCAGGCACAAAACCAGGTCATAAATCCTTGCTTGTTTTATGGGAAGCGTTCCATAACAACAAACACCTTGGAGGGGCATGTGGTGAAATCCATGCCTTACTTGGCCGACACTGGAAAATGCTTGCGAATCCATTGGTTGCTGCACAGAACTTTGAGTATAAGATCTCAAATATCCTGGACAAGCCTTTTGAGAGCATGTTTGGATATGTTAGTGTCTTACCTGGTGCATTTTCTGCTTACCGTTACCGTGCCATCATGGGTCGACCTCTAGAACAGTATTTCCATGGTGATCACACACTGTCGAAAAGGTTGGGCAAAAAGGGCATTGAAGGGATGAATATTTTTAAAAAGAACATGTTCTTAGCCGAGGATCGCATTTTGTGCTTTGAGCTTCTTGCAAAAGCAGGGTTCAAATGGACATTGAGTTACGTGAAAGCTTCAAAAGGAGAGACTGATGTCCCGGAAGGTAAGCTATAA
- a CDS encoding uncharacterized protein (COG:S;~EggNog:ENOG410Q1IN;~InterPro:IPR014752) produces MKLSGSATSRLDSGKLTQSHQLFGRVEQVFPPDKCAAWFTSRTVTIPPGEHAFPFSIRFPQVSECYKTSPTDVSGKRPGGRRKHHLLRKLPPSSGGKTTPEEIKYFLEATVRQDGILRRTQKAVELSHT; encoded by the exons ATGAAGCTCTCTGGGTCAGCAACGTCAAGACTGGACTCCGGAAAGCTAACTCAGTCGCATCAG CTTTTTGGCAGGGTTGAACAAGTATTCCCTCCAGATAAGTGCGCGGCTTGGTTCACATCTCGCACGGTGACTATTCCTCCTGGAGAACATGCTTTCCCGTTTTCGATTAGG TTCCCCCAGGTTTCGGAATGCTACAAGACCAGCCCTACAGACGTCTCCGGAAAACGACCAGGAGGCAGGCGGAAACACCATCTACTACGAAAACTTCCGCCTTCGTCCGGCGGTAAAACCACGCCTGAGGAAATTAAGTATTTCCTCGAAGCGACTGTTCGACAAGATGGTATCCTACGTAGGACTCAGAAAGCCGTTGAGTTATCCCACACCTGA
- a CDS encoding uncharacterized protein (COG:S;~EggNog:ENOG410PTEQ): MTSVTITTAPAATTAATCSGPGQYELPVKDAACGVPNTKNYQSLFDSCAKPAGVRPYYHDCALWALAVDQSVQDLITCLYKAGIAWEDVWCHGASNETATATSYPTPTATATGKGRTGSSTSSTTETKSATNMALSSQGQIPTKIAVGLLGLVLTGVFV, from the coding sequence ATGACATCCGTCACGATCACCACTGCCCCAGCGGCAACGACCGCAGCGACCTGCAGCGGCCCAGGACAGTACGAACTCCCTGTCAAAGATGCCGCTTGCGGCGTCCCAAATACCAAGAACTACCAGTCTCTCTTCGACAGTTGCGCGAAACCAGCTGGCGTCCGACCATATTACCACGACTGTGCCCTCTGGGCCCTTGCCGTCGACCAATCTGTCCAGGACCTCATCACCTGTCTTTACAAAGCTGGCATCGCTTGGGAAGATGTCTGGTGTCATGGTGCTAGCAATGAAACTGCCACGGCGACTTCTTACCCTACTCCGACTGCTACGGCTACCGGGAAAGGGAGGACTGGATCTTCGACGTCGTCGACAACCGAGACGAAGTCGGCCACGAATATGGCTCTCTCGTCACAAGGCCAGATTCCGACTAAGATTGCGGTGGGACTACTGGGACTTGTTTTGACGGGTGTTTTTGTTTGA